The window TTATGACTGGAAAGAAGGATATAACAGGATCGCTCTGAGGCTGGTATTTGAAATATTAGCTTTTGTCTGTATAATGACAAAGTAAAATTTCAAAGTTTGTTTCTAGAACAAATAATAATATTGTAAATTTTTGGTAGTAGAATGGACACAGGTTCGTCAACAGGGCAAATACGGTGTatattaaatttaatatttcatttaTGCAAAAAAGTTGAAATATTGTGTATCTAATTCCAGTCTTTATTTTGAAGTGTCACCCCAACAATGGCAAAAGTTTTTCCCAGGCACATTTTCTCACTAAACTCCTGGCATTCCTTGGCAGTTCTTTTATGTTTGCTTTCAAGagtaccaatgagaatccctgcagaagctcgcgaccttgtgatatctgtgtctgaggccaacatcagaacatccttcaGGAGGGTGAACCCTTGTCAGGCTTGATTGTatacctggcagggtattgaaaatctgtgGCCAACAAACTATCTGGGGCATTCAGGGACATCTTCAAACTCTGACTGCTacagttggaggttcccacctgcttcaaaaggccatcaatcatcccagtgcccaagagaagtgagctacctcaatgactaccacccagtagcactcacatttacattgatgaaatgctttgagaggttggtcatggccagatttAACTTGTACTTtggtaaagatctggacccattgcaattcgccCTCCGCCACAGTCGCTCCCCAGTAGAtgtaatctcactggctctccactcagccctggatcacctagacaacagcaacacgtacatcaggctgcttttcattgactgGCAGCTCAGTTTCAaaaccatcataccctcagtactggtcagcaagctctaAAACTTAGGCCTTGCAGCTCGCTCTGCaacaggatccttgacttcctcatcagaagaccacagttagtGCAAATCAGatataacatctcctcctcagtggcaaaaaaaaaaacacaagcgcACATTAAGGAagggtgcttagcccactgctctactcactctacaacCATGACTGTGAGGCTAGACACAATACAAATGTCATCTTCagatttgcaaatgacaccatgGTCAACAGCAGAATTATAGGTACTTCAGGAGAtatatcagctagttgagtggtgtctcaACAACAACCCTTCTGCTCAACATTAACAAAAACTAGGGAACTGATTGTCAACTTCAGAAAGGGGGATCCAGGAGAATGCAAATTGGTCCTTCATTGAagggtcagtagtggaaaggataaataacttcaaattccggggtgtcaatatctctgtaAATCTATCCTGGGGCATTTATGTCGATACAATCGcgaagaaagctcgccagtggctatactttgtcaggagtttgaggagatttggtatgtcatgaaGACTACAGATGTATCATAGACAgttttctgactggttgcattactatgtgccaatgcacaggacaggaaagagGCTATGAAGAGTTCAGCCAtggggcattagtcttcactctgtTAAAGGACATATATAttagaggcagtgtctcaagaaagtagcgTCTATCCTANNNNNNNNNNNNNNNNNNNNNNNNNNNNNNNNNNNNNNNNNNNNNNNNNNNNNNNNNNNNNNNNNNNNNNNNNNNNNNNNNNNNNNNNNNNNNNNNNNNNNNNNNNNNNNNNNNNNNNNNNNNNNNNNNNNNNNNNNNNNNNNNNNNNNNNNNNNNNNNNNNNNNNNNNNNNNNNNNNNNNNNNNNNNNNNNNNNNNNNNTATTGACTTGAGAAAGAATGTGACGAGGGAAGACGTCAGTATGCAGAAGAACCACCTGGGCTCTATTTTCTCGTCATTTCCTTTACATTTGACTTTTGGAGTATTTACTGCAATTATTGCTAGTTGATACCTTCTGAAAATTGTCACCACCAAGATGTTACTTCATTGGAGGCAAAAATGTCACTGTTTTCATTTACTTTCTCTTCTAAGATTGAAGTGGACAAAGATGGAAAAATTATTGATGCGAGATTTAAGACGTTTGGATGTGGATCAGCAATCGCTTCAAGCTCACTGGCTACAGAATGGATAAAAGGAAAAACGGTAAAGACGTAATCTTCAAAACATAACTTGTGACAGTATTTTCTTGGAATACTTCGATTTAAACAAAAATAGCTTGGAAGGAACATTTTCTGAAAATATAAAGATCCACAGTTGGTCAATGAGATTTCTTAAATACCCAAATAGTTTTCTTCCAACAGAATAGTTACATTTTTCCCTGTCTCCCAACTTTATTAAGCAACCTATGCTAGTATATTGTATGATTCTTAGGCTTTGGTGTCGTGCAGGAATAGGGGCTGAATGAAATTGTGTCACCTTAATCCAATCTAGAAAATTAGACCTTTATCATGGAAGACAATTGATCTGTTTGAGGAATTGCTTTTGACCAATTGGataaaatttcaaaaaattgGTACTATAAACAGAAGAGTAAGTCATTGTAGGGAGAGACAAATAGCTCTAGAAAATGGTATGGCCCAGTTCTAGCAGAATATATTGTACTGcagggtgttaggtctgcttagttcgagaatgagtgagtcagacaccagactgagtcgaaatcaaggttctttattaccggattgtaacacttgcaactaacagtgttagttggagaaggcacattctcccgatatcagcaagtggtgttttttttatacctcaggacacgcacttagtaaattatcataccattacattgtccaatgaataagctgttgctacccttctctgttagtctgctgcacatcatcttgttattgccacacttatcttgagcgtacaaggtcacacctgcaacctgttactccttagtactgggtgactccttctccggtcccaactcatgatgtttttaccttacaggtgGCATGATATAATCTCGAATATCAGATGTTTCTGATATaggttttaaaatttatattcagCAATATTGTTTGTGATTTGAAGGTGGCTGATTTGAAGAAATTATAATTGGCCTTCACTTATTACAGGTGGATGAAGCCTCAAAGATTAAGAACATAGATATTGCAAAGGAACTATGCCTTCCTCCAGTCAAACTGCATTGTTCAAGTAAGTTTGGGTTTGGTTCATAGTGATGGATAGCACACGCTTATTAGATAAGTGATGCAGATGATGTGAATTGttaagaatttagaagaataagtgATGATTTTATTGAGACATACAAGTTCTGTGAGAAGTTACCAAGATAAATGCAGCTCTTctatctagaccaggggtgtcaaactcaaattcacggagggccaaaattaaaaacttggactaagtcgagggccgaactaaatatttattgaaaattttcaacaacatctgcatgttttctcttctttcaacatatgtaatgttaaactttaggatataactttaggaggataatgttaccctgcccctcccctactcaccctgcccctccttctactcacccctccctctaattgcccctcgcaccaccataacttcccctgcccattactcctcacctacaccctctgcccacccctgcttacccacccactcaggcccagcgcgctgccgatcagcctttgcggacagccaccatctctctcttcacgtgcagggccgaaccagccgtccctgaggtccgcgcgggtgcaagcactgaaggccatggcgaccgggagaagtgcgctcgcgctgtggaagggccgtccagtgccagtcgcgcggggttcgcgctgcccgggggccgtgcgcagcctgccatgtccgtcaagctgacaggaaatcacaggcgctcgccaatccgccgcaccgctcgacaggtgggagaagtgactggttgtgcagggagccttccaactggcttgccggctgatgacatcgacagacttctcgtgttacaatttctcgtgttacaatggggaaggatgtgcaatgaagggggagaatggtgggggtgacattaccaaaaaacagcattggctctcgctgcagggcgggccacctctaatacatttttgaaatgatcttgcgggccaaatataattatatcgcggaccaaatttggcccgtgggccagagtttgacatgtgtgatctagatagTCAATAATGAGAGCTAATTTCAGGTCATTGATTAGGGTGAAAATAAAAGTTTTTACATAGCATTCTTATAATTTGGAGTTTGCTACTATCttgaaagctgcagatgctgagtCATTGAAACCATTCAAGACTTTTTTTTGGACTTTGAATATGATGTTTGCGCCTGAAATGGATTGAGTAGtatcagccacaatcttattaAAGGCAGAGTGGGCATGAGGGGCTGTATGGCCTATCTGTTTCTAGTTCTTTAACATTTTAAGCGCATGAATAAACTTGGGGGTGTGGAAGATTGGAAATTAAAGCTGATTAAGAACAAGGAAGAAATTGTCATTGGGATGGAGGTTTAAAGAATCAGCAAGGTGGGAGCTGGGGAAAAAATTTATGATCAAGTGATAAGATTTGACCCTTTGAGTATTGCAGCAGAGGATACTCAACAAATGGAAGTTTGAAAACTGAAATTTGAGATTCCATAGATCATCTGTCCTAAAATTTCATTCCTAGGAATCACTTGAAAGCATTTTACTTCCACCAAGGTGCAAATGTAGGTGGGCTGGAGGAGAATCAGTTGTATCTGGGAGAGGGGCTGTAGGAGAACCAGGAGTTGTATCTGGGAGAGGGGCTGTAGGAGAACCAGGAGTTGTATCTGGGAGAGGGGCTGTAGGAGAACCAGGAGTTGTATCTGGGAGAAGGGCTGTAGGAGAACCAGGAGTTGTATCTGGGAGAGGGGCTGTAGGAGAACCAGGAGTTGTATCTGGGAGAGGGGCTGTAGGAGAACCAGGAGTTGTATCTGGGAGAGGGGCTGTAGGAGAACCAGGAGTTGTATCTGGGAGAGGGGCTGTAGTAGAACCAGGAGTTGTATCTGGGAGAGGGGCTGTAGGGGAACCAGGAGTTGTATCTGGGTAACACAAGattttcatgacaaattctgcttTTAAGATTTTGCAACTTTTCTCTGGTTTGGCAAGGGTTATTGAGTTGTGCCATCCAGTTGAGAAACGGAGAGAAATTTTAGAATGAGGAACTGACATGTTTTTGGAGAGAAGTTTTGTCCTTCATTGTGTAGGACCAGAAAGAGTTAAGGTACAGAATTTGGTCTGCTTTTACAGCTGAAAAAGACCATTCAAACTAATCCGACCTTGCGTCTGGTAATGTAGCCTTGCAGTTACAGTGCTTTGGGTGCTCAAAAGTATAATTTAAATGTGTTTAGGGCTTTTATCTTTACTGACCTGAAAGGCACATTCCAGAGACTTCTTTCTTcccggggaaggtgggggggggggggtgtgcatgAGGtgattaaaaagagaaaaaaaatctttcagacTACTAATATTTCAATCACGTCACTATATGGACTTGGATATCAAGCTCGCTGCTAAAGGAGTTGGACTCTTCACATCCATTATATTACTCCAGAGTTTTCATACACAATTAATAATCTTACCAAGCCTGATTCTGAAACAAGCTGCTCCCATCCATTCTTTCTTCATGAGGGAATTTTAGTCATCTGGCAACTTGTTAGTTTGAAGAGGCAAGGGCTTGTGCTTCAGGTAGCACATGTGCTGAAATGTGTACACAGTAGAAGTTCAAAACTCTGGGCTGCTTGAGGATTGGGTTGGTCTGCATTTTcgggcagtatttttaaaatttaaatttgaggagaaaaaagaagagaagaacgggtaaattttgatagtttgttCATTAGTAATTCACCAtgatggcttggcttcgcaaatgaagatttaggaaggggctgTCTACGTCTACTGCAGACTCGCTGGTGGCTGACGAGGCCAATGCGGGGCAGATGTACCCGGCCGCAAGGGAAATTCTCTTCTGGCTTTGGTGCTCCTGTGTCTtggttcttcctccatctccttttgtcctgCGTGCATTCTcgaaggaggagacagactggtgaatggtgtgtcGCAGTTGAAGGCTGGAGCTGACCACTGGCAATGGTCAgtgcatcaagagatttcttcagagagtccttgtacctctttttcagAGCCCCTCCGTCACAGTGACCAGTGGGGAGTTTGCCATACAGCATAATCTCGGGCAGGCGATGATCCTCCCAACCTTGAGACATGCCCTGGCCAGCGTAGCATTAGCATGTTTATtaaaacaagcagttttaaagaaaaataaaggcaaGCACTTGTCAAAAAtgtaaagttgattttttttcacgAGAAAAAGTGTGCAATGcttgaaattgttttaaaatgaaccTTGTAAAAGAAAAATGCAGTATACAAATGGAAGCAGAAGCTACACGTGCACGCACACAAAGACCCGTTAAATTTAAAAAGCTTGAGAGTTTTCAAAGTCTGGATTCACTAAATTGAAGCTATCAACAGTTACATTAGAAATTCAGCAATTTGACATTGCTCTTAGCAAATTACTTATTCTTTTCAGAGGTTAACTTCAATTTACCTTTTTTCTCATAATTTAAGATAAAGCAGTCTTTTGATTCTCAGACTGCACCTTCCCTACCTGTGAATCCTTGAGAAAGCTTTGTTTATTTGCACTGCATTTGGAGTACTTGCTCCTTTGCATTAAGACATTCaaccaaaataaaattttaaaaagaaaagccaTTCAACCATGCTACTGTtccatttctcattaaattttctAGGTTGGAATTGAGGGTGATGGGGGCAAGATTGAAAATTTAAACTGCATATTTAATTGTTTTGTTTCAGTGTTGGCAGAAGATGCAATTAAAGCTGCCCTAGCAGACTACAAAGTGAAACAGCAAAAGGAATTCAACTAGAAGCTCAAAAATCAACATGCTCTTCCAGCAACTGTTAACAAATATGTAACCAGTAGTTCTGTAGTGGAATTTCAATACATTAATAAGAAATAATATGCTTTAAAAATCTTACACTGTAAGAAAAGAAACAGCAAGACCTCAATTTATTAAATTGACTCTAAGCTGTGATATTCTATTTATGCCTTAATTTTACagaatataaaaaatattttgggaGACTACTTTTTAAACTATAAAATGGCGTAAACATCAAAGTAGTCATAGTCTTGGGCCATGTGCATAAATGTATAAACAATTTTTGCATCCATAGGTTTCATTGGATTTCAATAAATTTGTGTTGAACTAAGTTCATAACTTGCAACTAATGACCAGCTTTTTTTAATTGAGTTTCTGCAAAGTTCACCTGTCAAATAACCTCTCAATTCTACCCTtaccaggactctgctcaaagtttatgggacccccacccccctctctccttctgaCTGTACAGAATAACCAAAGAAATGTATATTTGTGTTGCATGAGGTtagaagaaaacaaggctttttctTGAATGTCCTGTCTCTTGGGTGTGGGGATTCTagggtccccattgagaatggctgctgaaGAGTAAAAACTGAAAGAAAGTAAACTAATAAATTTCAGTCCCCGCTCCATTGTGCATCTTTCTGTGGTGAAAGTAATAGCACAAGTTTTTCATATCCAACATTCCTTGTAAGATGGACCTCATTTTGTTACGAATATTCTGATTGTATATTGACAATGATAGAAATTTAGCTGAAATGCTTGGCGATTATTTGAGTAGCAATAAATTTTGGCTGTTTAAATGGAAATTGCAAGTAACAACCATGCAACTTTGCAGTATCTGACAATGAAGCATTGATTCTCATTTGCAGAAATTTCTGGTCTGCTTGACCCATCCATTTGTAAAATACTGCTGAGTCATTAACAATGTCTGATGCACACCAGTTTTTCACCTTGCTTTAGAACCATGTCAGCTTAAGTTTATGTGTAAATTATGGAGATGGTTCAGTTTATGTTTAATTGGCATGTGGAAGAAGTCCTGTAAATCTGTGAACTGTTACAGCTAAGAAATGGCTAACCATGCCTTTCAAAGTCCAAACCAACTTTTGCCAAAAAGGGAGCTTTAGTTTACTTGAAAATGAATTGGTCTGATCTACAAGAACTTGTATATCAACGAAATGTACCACAGAAAAGTTAGGAAGGtgctatatgtggattgtggaggatcgcATAATTTCCCTGTCTGAAACCTATTGGGAAGTCACACCTGCTAATCGATGTTGGACTCAGGCCTCCCATTAATGCACACCTTACTTTTGGCTTATTTAAATGATTCAGTGGCCAgacacccagctcagaacagtagaAACATTGATGCATACCACATTTCTTTCTGCCTCCTGCTCCAAGTcctggacatcactccatgccaggtcactactgtggacatcgctggaggaaTTGTGGGTAAGGGTTGCACTCCACTTGAGTCATTGCAATGCAATAGATCAATTTGTGCAGGGAACTGGCAGTGTGTTTGAAAGTTTGTGAAGTGAGTACATGTGTGGGGGCGACCACTGCTATCTGAATCCAATGTCTTCTGTATAGTTGtttagtagagtaattaagtatcatttgatgtcttcccctgtttgtctgtgtgttcaataaagtcaCCTTTGATTGTAACTCTTGTGTCCAGATGCATCTctgaacctgatactttccaaacTCAACGGAAGGGCCCTTGCAATGTGCATATTATACTGCAGTAATAGTGACCAAGAATGAACTATAGTTCAGTTAACATGTTTCAGATCTCTATTTGAAGTAatgatattaaatatttttttgaatctTCTTATCATCCAACTTGCAACTGGATAAAAACAAGGTATGTTAATTATGTGCTGAAAGAATCTTCGGAAGCAGAAGTCTGAGGGATTATCTCATGGGCCAAGTTTGACTTAAAACAATGTGTGGGAGTGAGAACTTGGAATCTACGTTTTGCCTTAAATGGATCAATGGGCTGTTCAATTTTGACAATTTGCTTGAGAGGACCAAATGTCATATTTGCAAGTTTATTGGTACAAACCTGCATGGGATGGTGAGCAAAGAGGAAAACATAAAGGGGACATAGATAAGCTGAGTGAGCAAGAACACGGCAGATGAAATATGATGAAGAGAAATGTAAGGTTGCCTATCCTCTCAGATTTAGAAAATGGTGATATGGAACACATACTGAGAAACAGTGCAGAGAAGGCTCCCCTAGTTGAGATGCCTAAAACTGAAAGTTGCAAGAGGATAGTTTCTTCAAATAGAAATactatttcttcagtatttactaaggaGAAAGATATTGAATTATGTAAGGTAAGGGAAACAAGTAGGGAAGTTAGAAACTGATgattgaagaagaggaagaccttGAGCTTTTAAGAAATATAAAGGTGGACAAGTCTCCGAGtcctgacaggatattccctaGGACTTCAATGGAAGTCAGTGtagaaatagcaggggctctgacagaaatatttaaaatctcatTAGCACCAGGGATGGTGGATTGTGCATGTCCTATTCTATAAAAATGGCCTGTAAGTTTGGTGTCAGTGATGGGCAAACTAATGAAAACTTTTTAGAGATGCTATATATGATTATCTGGATAGAAGTGGTATGATTAGGAACAGTCATCATGGATTTGTTTGTGGAAGGTCACGTTTGACAAATCTtactgaattttttgaagatatcaggaaaattgatgagggtaatgcGGTGGATATTGCCGATTTGgaattcagtaaggcctttgaaaaggtcccacacagaaggttagttaggaaggttcaatcgtgTGAATATTAAAGTGGTAAAATGGATtgaacagtggctggatgggagatgtcagagagcgATGGTGAATAACTGGTTGGAGGCCGATGAGTAGTAGTGTGGCTCATGGATCTGTACTGGGTCtgctgttgtttgttatatacaacaatggggtgataaattggattagaaaGTATGTAgctgacactaagattggtgTTGTGGATCatgaaggtttttaaagcttgcagagagattttggcaagttttttttaaaaaaaagtgagctgcaagttggcaaatggagtttaacgcgaataaatgtgaggtggtacattttggaaggactaatcaaaataggatgtATAGTGAATGGTagggtgttttttaaaaaaaaaatgcatttgaacaGAGATTGGGGAATAATGGTACACAGTTCTCTGAAGGTGGAATCTCGGGGGGATAGGGAGTGAAAAAGTCCTTTGCAAATCTGGCTTTTATTAATCAGAGCATAAGAGTTGGGAGATAATAAAATTGTACaaagctttggtgaggccaaatttggaatattatgttcaggtttagtcaccaaattataggaaagatgtgaacaaactagagaagattcaccagagtGATACCTGGGTCTCAGCGCCGAAGTTAAAGAgaaagttaggtctttattccttggagtgttgaaggctgggggggggggggatttgatagacgtttttaaaaatttgagggggatagattagatatggatagactttttccattgaggataggggaTATTCAAACGAGAGAACATGAGCTGAGAGGGGATAAAGTTTAGGTGCAACACAAGAGAGAGTGGTGtctggaacgagcttccagtggAAGTAGTGGAGAcaggtacaatattatctttcaagaaaaaattggatagctATATGCATGGAAagagtatggagggttatgggcagagtgcaggtcagtgggacaaggagagTGTAAGAGTTTCAGCAAAACTAGAAGGGCCATAATGGCCtggttccatgctgtaattgtcatATAATATGAGAATAAGAGATTGTTTGGATTGCTGTGGAATGCAGCATAATTTCAAGGTCAGGACTCTGAGTCTTGTCAAAATATTCTTCGGTCTCAGTCGTTGTGATTCTCCATTCAAAATAGAGTTTGATAGATTTCTGGATGTTGAGGGATTTGGGGATAGGGAAGGAAAGAAACACTGAACTAGGTGATTAATCATAAACTACCTCAGGACCGtcgaaagatctgtctgcacgatTTTTTTCATGGACTAACAGCAACTGAACATTTACCTATTTCATTTCatgtctttttctgtcttggcatatttcAGTGCTTTTTTATCCTACCATAGCATCATTTTATCCTATTGAGGTGCCTCTTGTACctgcttggctgcagcaagtaagacttcTGGTGCATCTGGAGATTGTACAGTACTCATGCATAGGACTACACTCTCCGCTCTCATCTCATGATCTTGATGACTGATGGGTGGTAGTGGAAGCAAGAACTCCACAACATATGAGAATTTAAATGA of the Narcine bancroftii isolate sNarBan1 chromosome 4, sNarBan1.hap1, whole genome shotgun sequence genome contains:
- the LOC138761303 gene encoding iron-sulfur cluster assembly enzyme ISCU-like → MSLFSFTFSSKIEVDKDGKIIDARFKTFGCGSAIASSSLATEWIKGKTVDEASKIKNIDIAKELCLPPVKLHCSMLAEDAIKAALADYKVKQQKEFN